The genomic window AAATACGGGGGATATCCCTCTCTGCCTCCAATAAGATGACATGGACGAAAAGACGACTCTTCGTCAGACTGCGGTCGACAAATCCTTTTTACAACACAAATTAATAACTGCAACCTCATCTACCCCGACGACCACATTGAAATCGTCGACATTGTGTTGTCCGTTTGGAATGCTAGAGGACCTGTCAAATGCTACATATTAATCCTCCGCTTGAAAGAGGATGCCATGCCATAATTTAAAGGCCTACGACTTCATTCTATTCATTCGTGGACCGAGCACTGCCGAAGGTTCGCCACTCATTTTACATGATCAAGGAGACAACCCAAGTCTATAGATACCTTAATTGTTATCAGACTGCCATCGACAAAACCTTTTTAGAACACAAATCAATAACTCTATATCTTGTTCCTAGAGAACTCCATAAACTTCTAAGTTTGGACAACTGCTACGACCTCACCTACCCCGACACCACATTGAAATCGTCGACATTGTGTTGTCCTTTCGGAATTCCAGAGGATCGATCAAATGCTACATATTCATCCTCACCTTGAAAGAGGGTACCATGCCATAATTTAAAAGCCTACGACTTCGTTCAATTCGTTCATGGAACGAGCACCGCCGAAGGTTCACCACTCATTTTACATAATCAAGGAGACAACCCAAGTCCGTTGATAACTTAGGTGCTATCATACAAAAGAAGGACAAATCCCTTAAGAGTTACATTAAAAGATTCAATAAGGTGGTCGTTCTTGTGAAAGGGAGTGATGTCAAGATGAAGAGCTACATACTCTGCCAAGAACTTTAGAAAGAATCAATTGTTTTGAAAGTGTCTGGCTACATGAGCCAACAAACTTCAACAAATTACTTAAAagagccaaaaaaaaaactataaactagGGAAACATAGTCTAATTCGGAACGAGAAGATACACCCACATACAACTCAAAACATGAAAGGAGCGAGAGAAAGGAAGCAGATAAAGTGGAGAAGGAGGAAGCAGAGTGCGAGGAAAACTAGGGAAAAGAGTTACCAGTCGCAGATACAATGTATACTGAGTTATGGGGCACCCAATGATGAATCCCTCTGACCCTGCTTACGCGTAGACAATTCTTTGAAATATATGGGGGAATTTCTTATCCATTGCATTTGAGATGAGCATAGAAGCATAAACATGAAACATGATTCACCTAATAATCGTCATTTCAGTAGGATTTCCATTACCAGAGTAATCTTTCCGCAACTCCATTAAAAGAAAGCTGAAAGATATATATGGAATTCCTAACTGACTCTGAAGTAAAGAACCCATGGAAAAAGAGTCATTAGAATAATAGAATgcctcacaaaaaaaaaaagcagaaaGCATCCAAGTGGTGAATGAGGAAGCAGAGTGAAAggaaaaaagggaaaaaagttTATAGTCGCATAAGCAATGCATACTAAGGTATGGAGTACCCAAGGATTAATCCCCTCTGGCCCTTCTCACACCTGGACAATTCTTTGAAACTTGAGGATTTTGTTATCAATTGCAGCTAAGAAGAGGGATGAAGCAGAAATATGAATCATGATTCACCTAATAGTCATCATTTCAGGAGGATTCCCATTAGTTGAGTAAGCCTCCTGCAACTCtatcaaaagaaaattgaaagacATAAAATCCACAACTAACGCTTAGGCTAAGAACCTAAGGAAAAATAGTCATTAGTCTTCCTCACAAAAAAGAGCATAAAGCATCCAAGTGGAGAAAGAGGAAGCATAGTGCAAGGATAAACATGGAAAAGAGTTATCGTCTCTTACGCAGTGCATACTGAGGTATGGGGAACCCAAGGATGAATCCCTCTGACGCTGCTTACGCCTGATCAATTCTTTCAAACTTAGGAGAATTTGTTATCCATTGCAACTGAGAAAAGCGAAGAATCAAGGAGCTAGAGGAAGGAAGAAATGATCAGAGGAAAGAAGCTCACCATGTATTCTCCAAAGAACACAACACCTTTTTACATAAAACACCGTCAACAAAGCCTTATGAGCACAATGCAACCAGTTTAAAAGCGAATGCTAACAAAGAAGCCGTAGATGATTTAGTTAAAAATTGATTATGTAATTGAAGCACAACTTTGGTTCTCCCGGTTCTCCCAAATTTGGTTCTCCCAGAAACTCATGTAAAAACTTAGTTAAAAATTGATTATGTAATTGAAGCACAACTTTAGTTCTCCCAAATTTTCCTCGACATAGTGTTATCTGCACCTCACCTAATCATCACTAGCTATGGCAAGATATTCCTTGGGACATGTGTTCCCTACTATGTACATAATGATTAGTGGTCCATAAACAGATAAAACTCTATAATATTTAGGTCTAACTACTACATACTCACTATTCACTCAAAACCCTAGGCAAGCTCTTCTCATTAGGGGATGAACCCTAGGACTATGTTCTAAACATGAaatataaacaacaaattttcttgtgtatgtaattaaattatcactttatcacttatttattattttgaaaagaaGATTTACCATTCTTTTTGTTACTTAAGTCAATTAATAGTATGATTATTTTATTACCATTTTAGTAACTTAATTAAGTCTATTTTTGTTCGCAGATCTTATCAGCTCTATCTGGATAGGTGAGTTCCTTATCCTTTCtgatgtgaaaaaaaaaattcaatatgcATAACTATTTGTTATACCATATTAATTCGTTATTTAGAGTTTTTCTAATTtatatcaattattatttttatagagCAATCAAGGGACTCTGTTAGGGTTTAGGGATTCTCTCCTCTTGTGAGAATTTTATGGTTTCTCGAGTCCTTTGAGAGTTTAGTTTCGTTCGATCCATCCCTTTCTATCACAATCTTGTGCGCATTGATCATATAAGGTGTTAATATGGGGGATCTCAACCTAGGTGATGATGAAGGTCTAAGTTTCAATCTAAATGAAGGAAGTGAAGAGCAACATGGTGTCAACCTATGACTTACGGGAAGATTCCTAGCTACATGATCGTTGATGAATAATTTAGCAAGCGAACTAAACTATCGTTAAGTAATAATTAAATTCGTATCCACATGGATTATTTCGATTCCGACAAAACAGTTCTATCGGATTTAGGATGTAAATGCAGGGGGTATGCTGTgagcatattttttttcttctcttccaactactcaatgtgagacttcttggATGAATATCCACTTTGACACAACATACGCTCCCTTCATCGACCTCTTCGCTTTGTTATCAACTTCATCCtctcaaatatcatcatcatcatcatcatcatcatcattgtaaCCAACAACATTTGCAGAAGGAACGTTATTGAACCGCAAACTAGTCATAACAATAATTAAACACAAATGACATGATAATTAACCTCTCTTCAAATAATCACGTAGTTTCTCCCTCCCTTGATCGGAACCTTTGCTCCGATGTCAATTGTTGGGAAAATAATTGGAAAAAATATCCatacaataaacaaaaataaacagAATCTCCACacaataaataaaactaaacaaaatcaactaacaataatattttattaccAAATCTGCAATTTTTACAAGGCAAAATTGCAACATATCAAACTATCACATAATTACAGTTTTCTTACAAGGACCAAAATTGCAAACCTTTTCAACTACAAATTTTGCAAGGAAAAATTGCAAACCCCCCTCTCATGACTCACAACTATCCTAGCCCTAAACCCATAAGACTAAAGTTGCCGTGGTgaacaaaactcaatataaCTCTTCATATTTATAACAACTTCCTACATGCTCGATATGAGACTTTTTGGATGAATATCCACTTTGACACAACATCGGGGATCATCATATTTAGCCTTGAACAACCACATAAGTAAATTTGATATCACATCtgaacccaaaaccttaagacattaaaTTTATGGGTATTTTCACTTATATAAGTGTTCAACATCTACTTTTcgatccaatgtgggactcaactcaATAATCTTCCCTTaaagtgtgagtccatccaattttttatgGGTATGCTTCTCCTCAAACGGAAGTTTTTTCATCCACTTGCACCGTCGTTGGAAATCCATCAACGGGACACACCGCCTGAACACCTTGTTCAAGAAGACTTTCAACACAAGGATCCGGTTCGAACCCTTCGCCGAACCATCGACTCTAATACCACTGTTGAGTGATAAGGGGGTCCGAGAATCATCACATTTGGACCTTGAACAAACAATTAACCTCATAAATAAGTTTGACAACACATCTTAAGTCAACTAtaagacattaggtttatgAGTCCGTGTTCAACGgtggaaaaaaaatagatttattgtCATGTAGACTATATACATCATTcttaaaataaagattttttagattcaatgaatctaaaatttTGATTCAGCACTTCTTctctcagttttttttttgctagaaTGCCATATAATAGCGCTCATATGCGGAAGTCTATAATAATGTTTAAACAAAAGTGCTATCAAAGGAAGTCATTAGGTCTAATCTAGTGATGAGAAATTTGTGTAGTATGCTAGAAATTTGTCCTCAGCTtctttgaaaaagaaaaaaaaaaaagtgctatCAAAGAATTAAGACcaacatttaaatatattactttttatAAATGATAAATTGCATTATATCTCTTTACCACCAACATTTTATTgtatatcttatttttctttgcaTCATGGTTATTTTGGTGATATTACATTACAGGAATACTTGAAACAATAAAAAGACCATTCTCAGGAAATGTAGGCGAAAGCCAAAATAACTTTGGATTTAAAGTAGGACACTATGTTCTACCATCACTCTGGATGGCAAGATTTCTTTTTGGGGTGACATTATTTATTGCTTTGTTAATATACAAATGGAAAAAGAACTATTTGTCGATTTATGAAAGTATTGAAATATatctacaacaacaaaataacttGGTGCCCATTGGATACTCATACaatgaaattaagaaaatggctaaaggtttcaaacacAAATTGGGTGAAGGAGGCTTTGGAACTGTGTTCAAGGGGAATTTACGTAGCGGTCCTTGTGTGGCGATCAAGATGTTAGGTAAGTCAAAAGGTAATGGGCAAGATTTTATTAGTGAAGTAGCAACTATCGGAAGAATACATCATTTGAACGTGGTGCAATTGATTGGATTTTGTGCTGAGGGATCGAAACGTGCTCTTGTTTATGAATTTATGTCTAATGGATCTcttgataaatttattttctctaaagAAGGAAGCTCAAGTATAAGTTATGGCCAAATTTTTGACATATCAGTTGGAGTAGCTCGTGGAATTGCTTATCTACATCATGGATGCGAAATGAAAATTTTGCATTTTGATATCAAGCCTCACAACATCCTTCTTGATGAGAATTTCACCCCAAAAGTCTCTGACTTTGGATTGGCTAAGCTATATCCTGTAGAGAATAGCATTATCACAATGACTGCGGCAAAGAGGTACAATTGGATATATGGCTCCAGAATTGTTCTACAAAAATATTGGAGGAGTGTCCTATAAGGCTGATGTTTATAGCTTTGGGATGCTTTTGATGGAGATGGCAAGCAGAAGGAAAAACCTTAATCCTCATGCCGAACATTCAAGCCAACTTTACTTTCCTTTATGGATTTATGATCAAGTTGAAAAAGAGCAAGACATAGAAATGGAAGATACCACTGAAGAGGAAAAGAAAATAGTAAAGAAAATGATCATAGTCGCACTATGGTGTATACAATTGAAACCAGATGATCGTCCCTCAATGAGCAAAGTAGTGGAGATGCTCGAAGGAGACGTTGAAAACCTTCACATGCCTCCAAAGCCAATCCTTTATCCACATGACACGGTTGTAGACGATCTAAGAACCAACTTTGACCAAACAATGTCGAGTGATTACACCAGTTCTTATGATTCAGTGGAAATAGCAACTGCTTCTTTGATAGAAAATAATTGAATGTTCACGAAAACAATTCTTGTAGTGAGTTTACCCTACTGTGTTTTACATTGAATGTTAGAAAACGCTTCCGCTTCATTTGATATCCCTAATATGTAATAATATTGAAATCTCATTCTATTATGTATATGGTGATTTGACATGTTTTATCATACAGGATAAATGGTGTGCTATTTGTTCTTCATGCTTAGTAGATTGAATAGCTATTCTAATGTTTGAAGCTTCATTTAGCAGGAACTAGTGGTGTAAACCAGTCAAATCGAGGCAAATACTTTTGACTTCAGTTTGCCGTGTGAAAAAATGAAACGCTCAAGTTTGACTCATTTATTTAAACAAGCTTAATTTCAAACGTGAGTTTGCCTTGTTAAGAAAGAGTAAAGCTTGAGTATAATTTTGGATTAAATACATCTCCACCGTTCGTAGGTAATTTGTTGACAGTTTGGACGAACTGTCAGAATAACAGCtaatagaaaaaaaagaaaccCAGTGAACACGTTGTAATTGCTCGCAAACACGCTCTTTATGTTTTCTGTTTGTTATTTTGTTCGGTTGGAACAACTGCCATGTGTCAATAGTACTATCGACCACCCATCGTCAGCCCCCATTTAGGACCGTGAAGGTTGcataaatttttgaaatatacaTTGCCTTGTTTGACAAGTTGTTCCAACTTAAGGCCATTAAGTTGCAGAAGATCATGGAAGGTCTTCCACTACTAAAGATGGTTCTTAATCGAGCCAGTAAGCATAGAATATAGATGATGTAAGTAAAATACAATGCCTTCATAACAGACTACGACTAGCTCAATAGCAAGTCATTGTTATAGACACGGATCAGATGAAGCAAGAGAGTTTGAAATGGTCTTATTTTGTGTTTAAATTTATAGTCAAGTCTCAAGtgtaaaatcaaataaaatagaGTTCCTAGATTCCGGTGGTGGTTCCTATCCAGAAGTCATATCTAGTGGCCAAGCAGAATGGTTTCAGCAGAAAGCTCAAGAAATTAATGCTGACTCCAGGTAGATATAAAAACTACTTTGCTTAAAAAAAggtttctttcttattttcttccCTTTCTTTCTGCATAATCCTAACAGAACATATTGTATGGCAGGGTTCCTGAGATAATTTTCTGGCATATGCCAAGTAAGGCCTATAAATCGGTGGCTCCAAAGATCGGTATACGAAGGCCTTGTGTTGGTTCCATCAACAAGGAAAAAGTTTCAGCTCAAGAAGCTGAAACCGGTATCATGGATCTTCTTGCGAAAAGAACTTCCATCAAGGTAAGGTCAAAGCCATCATAGGTGCACACTACAAGCGTATTGCATAATAAAGTAGGTGTGGAAACTCTTAGTTTTCACTTGCTAATTGGACTCAATCTATAATAGCGAAGCGTGTAATAGCGTTTTTTGTAGATGGCACAGCTTAATTTTGATAATGGCAGGCAATATTTGTTGGACACAACCATGGATTGGATTGGTGCTGCCCATACAAGAAACTATGGCTATGCTATGCTAGGCACACTGGCTATGGTGGCTATGGCGATTGGCCTAGAGGAGCTAGAATTTTAGAGTTCACTCACAAACCCTTTTCTCTCCGATCATGGATAAGGATGGAGGATGGCAATGTCCACAGTGAAGTTGTCTTGAGCTGAAATTAACTCCATTGCTGCAACTGCAAGTTTATATTTGTAATATATTCATTGTATCAACATTACAGATAACTATTTTAATCCGTGAAATGCATGATGagataacttttttttggtttatattgCAATGATATATGCGTAAAATTAATTTGGCAAAATATTTAATTGAATTACAGGgcctaaaaacaaaaacacgcCAACTTACAGGGACCAAAAGACCATTTaagccttaaaaaaaattggtattataaaattgaattaaatatgtttggcttaaatgcagttttaccccccctattttgaaaaatgcggaattttaccccccctattttaaaatgcggaattttaccccccctattttataatttgttggattttgccccccaccaaaattttgcacaaaatctgcttctgagcctcaagttcaaagctacgcacagaactcaatttggatcaataattcaccaaactggtaccaaaacgaccgcaatcgagttagttttccacataatcaaactccaataaatttggagttacagagagagattaattactgttttagtgaaggtctgttcaaattaattatcgtatgaaactacaactggtattctcgtcattcctctcaccctgtagctcattttttaatactatttacatgtatggaaatctaacgaaattacccttgttggcatttcaatttcgtcgaatttggagttacgatgtgttcggtagacgatgttgaatttgaagatcacaagtagatttctgcagaattagtaattggacacaccttcactaaaacggtaattaatctctctctttaactccaaatttagtggggtttgattctgtggaaagctaactcgattacggtcatttcggtagccatttggtgaattatggatccaaattgagttgtatgcgaagctttgaagttgtgactcgaaagcagattttttgcagaattttggggacataccttcacttaaacggtaattaatctctctttgtaactccaaattcagtggggtttgattatgtagaaagataactcgattacggtcatttcagtagccgtttggtgaattatggatccaaattgagttgtacgcgaagctttgaagttgtgactcgaaagtagattttttgtagaattttgggggacataccttcactaaaacggtaattaatctctctttgtaactccaaattcagtggggtttgattatgtggaaagataactcgattacagtcatttcggtatccttttggtaaattattgatcaaaattgagttgtgtgcgaagctttaaagttgtgactcgaaagcagaattttagggggggcaaaatccaacaaattataaaacagggggggtaaaagtccgcgttttaaaaccaggggggtaaaattccgatttaatcaaaacagggggggcaaaactgcatttaagccaatatgtttttaatcCCTACATTTTACTCTATGGTCAAAAATAGtccctacattttttttatggtgaaaaaagttctacattttttttccgTCAACAACTTTGGTCCCTGCCGTTAATTTATTTAACGGAAAGATGACGTGGCATGATGTGGGCCacaatttttgattaaaaaagaaaaataaatagatatttatttatttcaattaatgaaaaataaacaattttttttattctccaGCAACTCAAacaaatttatgaacttcatcCCCTCAACCATAAACTCAAAATAAAGAAACTCAGATAATCAAATTCAACAACACAGAATCATTTTATcgtaaaaaaattcaaaccaaaaTATAACTAAACTCAACAACACATTAACACAGTAAACATACACCATCCAAACTCAGGAAGATGAATCTGGTGGTTGGAAACACCGAAGAAGAATTATAAGTGCCAATGCATTATGCTTTCATGCATGAAGaagtgtagtttttttttttttttttttaaaaaaaaaacctataaaagctattgttgatatttttatattataattgtgATCCTTTTTGGAACTTACATCTGGATGATAAATCGGtaataaaagaacaaattgaATTTGCTAATTTATgtttaagtgtgcaggactaTAAAAATTTGCATTAACATATTCAAGAACACATAATATTTTGAAGAGAAACTGAAGTTTTGATAAGAATGGATTTAATATGTACTTTAACTCCAGGGTATATGGTTCGATCCATGGAAGGCAAAAATTCCACTAGAGAAAGGagtggagaagatcgtgaggtggaAGTGCCGGGACCGCCTAAGATTGTCCCTGGGCTTTTACAACTGTCGTTTACGCCcgaaatcaacaaaataataaaaatgtaaagaaaataACTGAGACAAATGAGAGAAGAAACATGAGAAGATAAATGATcgagaatgagagaaaaaaaatgttcaaatttATACATTTTTGGTTGCTTGTGATCTGCTGAAGCCATGTAATAACTGGCTTTGGTGACCAATAAAAATTGGTCACCGTCCAAGACCACCAAGACCATTGACTATATTATGACCGCCAACCAACATTTAATAATGCAAACTCGGTAATCAGTTTATCTTGCGAATgcaatttttccaaaatttatgtttttacaCACTTGCAGATTAAGTAGCGAGAGGGTAAAATTAGAAATGCAGGGACGTACGAGAAGGACAAGGCGCAAaagcaaatttttgtttttcttatgttGGGAATTTTGTTAACGTTGTATACTCTTCTTCTAGTAATCGCATGTAAATGCAATGGGTTGAGTGTCCCTTATATTAATGTtagaatttttcaaaataaaatctaaaataattgttgttttttccataatttaatttaattttttttcctaataatATGTGACATAAAAGATATActtaaatcattttattttctaataataGTTGGTTTCAGGTAAGAAGGTCCGATAATTCAGATTTTGATCgcaaagtaaataaaatttagcCAAGATTATTTCGAACAATTCATGAGTTAAACTCGAATTCTTCCGAACAATTCCTTATAAATGGAATTCACTGAACCACTTGAACCAAATGTTTTAAACTTgagttttttatgaaaaatgtatGCCCCTAAGAGAGTTAATATTCAACTTTGCTTTTATGTTGTCCAATATCTTTTGAATGATGATTTCTGTATGAttttatctatttaaaatttctaAATAGTTCTGATATTTACATATTAATTAAATGCATATACTTTAGATATTAAGCAAATTAAGAtactctatattttttttatacatagaTGAAATGATCGGTCATtgaaattcacacacacaaaatggAAAAACTAGGATTTGAACTTCAGTCATAGCGTCAAACGtaacaatttcgatatttttgtgagttactccctccgtcccaaattataagggaaaataaaaaaatcacacttattaagaaaaagtaaaacatgataatttgaaatatgtttttgtgggtttttcttggaataagttgcatatgAAGAtgtaaaaccaatttttattggttgttgtttattgagaaaaggggaaagagagaaaattaaatgcaatttgcatttaattttatgagaataagggaaaaacattcttgaaaataattttttcccttataatttgggacaaaaaaaatgggcttttttcccttataatttgggacggagggagtatatatcaAACTATGATCAGCATAAATTACtgtatgatgatgatgatgatgatgatgatgatatttgcaAAAGTTACaagatattattgttattatcaaAGGATATTAATCAATGAACTTTAACTAGGAATGAAGGAAAGGCACTTATTCAATATTCATGAGACTTtgctttcaaaaaaataattctaatGGTTCAATTAACATGTTTGAGATGTGTCCCGGTACAAAGAAAAGCACAACTAAGCAAGATTACATAGATAATCTAAGTTTGTTGTTGGAATTTTCTCATTATTAACATGCCTTGTTGGGACATTGAAACAGCACAAAAgtcacttttttcttcttctcatttCCAAAGACAAAttctgaaaaaataaattaaaaaggttTGATTAAAAGTCGTTGAATTGGAACCAGAATTTGTATAGAAAATGTTAACCAATAGATGCAAAATAAAGAAATGATACAAAGAGGGTAGGGTTACAATGGCATAATGTTACAagaaaatctataacaatactaccaatagttagttggttcaatgatAATTGGCGTTAGACTTATTATGGTTGATTACGGTTCGATTCCCTGCAACTACAATCTAGAGggggctgaaatcacttgatactAAAACTGAGCCCAAAACCAAATTAGGCGGTCCACTGGACTGAATACAgctagtgaaaaaaaaaataaaaaaaatctaagaatACTAaatgtaaaaagtaaaaacttgGGCTGGTTTTCAAACACAAAAAGTAAAAACTTAAATGACTTACACCCTAACCAGGGCTGGTTTTGGGCCAGGGCAAGGCCCTGCCCTAACTAAACTACTTACGGTCTCTATGAAACCGATACCATGGTAgttcaaaatatttattgatGTGCTAACTAACTCTACTACTTAGTtggctttttctttttattttcttcactGACTAGCATGCattattattgataatataGGTGCAATCCTCTTTGTGCTTTGAAAAGTCACTCTCAAATACTATTCTGTCAAAAGTCACTCTCAGATGACATGCTATTATTTCACAAATTACATTCACCATGCATGCATGAAGCATTAATTTAACCCACTTCACAAATGGATAATGCCCCCTCTGCCGAAAGCATCGGGTTATGTTATGATATCGCTGCCGTGGAaatacatctatatatatatatatgatttacaatttttttatttattttcaatagtgCATAATAAGaaataacttaaaaataaacaaactcaaat from Trifolium pratense cultivar HEN17-A07 linkage group LG1, ARS_RC_1.1, whole genome shotgun sequence includes these protein-coding regions:
- the LOC123891501 gene encoding probable inactive purple acid phosphatase 16; this translates as MIQVSSVKSNKIEFLDSGGGSYPEVISSGQAEWFQQKAQEINADSRVPEIIFWHMPSKAYKSVAPKIGIRRPCVGSINKEKVSAQEAETGIMDLLAKRTSIKAIFVGHNHGLDWCCPYKKLWLCYARHTGYGGYGDWPRGARILEFTHKPFSLRSWIRMEDGNVHSEVVLS